A window from Malassezia restricta chromosome I, complete sequence encodes these proteins:
- a CDS encoding membrane-associated progesterone receptor component encodes MGQLVSTFLPPWARPYWNSIIENPLNLALFGVCVPLGVFLLWPPESSSPLSMPSVKEARSLMPTAQYSTLPAEHAKSIEWIRYTPRTLALHDGTQGEHSQILLAIDGHVFDVSSGRNFYGPNGPYGNFAGRDASRGMAKQSFALDVLTPIDQPLDTLSDLTPAERRNMEEWISHFRGKYPIVGQLVNEGDVETC; translated from the exons ATGGGGCAGCTAGTTTCCACGTTTCTGCCTCCGTGGGCGCGGCCGTATTGGAACAGTATTATTGAGAATCCTCTGAACTTAGCTCTCTTTGgcgtgtgcgtgccgctgggCGTGTTTTTGCTATGGCCACCCGAGTCGTCGTCTCCGCTCAGCATGCCCTCCGTGAAAGAGGCGCGCTCTCTCATGCCCACGGCGCAATACTCGACGCTTCCAGCTGAACATGCCAAGTCCATCGAGTGGATCCGGTATACGCCACGGACCTTGGCCCTCCATGACGGCACGCAAGGTGAGCACAGTCAGATCCTCCTGGCGATTGACGGGCATGTGTTTGATGTGTCAAGTGGGCGCAACTTTTACGGACCTAATGGACCGTATGGCAACTTTGCTGGACGCGATGCGTCCCGCGGCATGGCGAAGCAGTCGTTTGCTCTTG ACGTCCTTACGCCGATTGACCAGCCTCTCGATACGCTCAGCGATCTAACACCAGCGGAAAG ACGGAATATGGAGGAGTGGATCTCCCACTTCCGAGGCAAGTACCCCATCGTCGGTCAACTTGTCAACGAAGGCGACGTAGAGACTTGCTAG
- a CDS encoding DUF1992 domain protein, with the protein MRPTPLWTFVSAGVRYSQRASDKLFADAAREEAQQGARRPRLSMDPQDPVWTGDERLEDTVLRMLMDKYKPLRQQVSMRAAESSRLRQSQKPTLRPTESRRETAPKTPYTPPGQPWNAVFVRPSHAAAEEPRVYRGKYMDVSPPKSDMAQHLARKGIAPSQLALDDRKAMSELRHALRRSMHRDKIEVARDIKLGRHAPMPSEESAPQIGMLGATKGLAGIAEQRIVEAQAKGLFRSNPLHGKPMPRDYNETNPFLHREEFVLNRMIQRQGNVPPWVQRNQDLQTEMRSLQQRIQHAWICRMLYRLDASEEWGSLAPVHVHWHDHLGPDDLRSYRIEARSEAEQRTLEWVRTFRDAAWIAAESAYHTAAVDQLNQVIRSYNHTAPPSARKVLVTKDAFLASSIQRAFPLMVDAASARIRARREMPRKARTDTPRWPRWLW; encoded by the coding sequence ATGCGGCCGACGCCGCTGTGGACGTTTGTGTCCGCTGGTGTGCGGTATTCGCAGCGGGCGTCGGACAAGCTGTTTgcggatgcggcgcgcgaagAAGCGCAGCAGGGCGCGCGGCGACCGCGCTTGAGCATGGATCCGCAGGATCCTGTGTGGACGGGCGATGAGCGCTTAGAGGATACGGTGCTACGCATGTTGATGGACAAGTACAAGCCGCTGCGACAGCAGGTGTCGATGCGGGCTGCTGAATCCAGCCGGCTGAGGCAGTCCCAGAAGCCGACGCTGCGGCCTACGGAGTCGCGTCGTGAAACGGCTCCCAAGACACCCTACACGCCGCCTGGCCAGCCATGGAATGCTGTGTTCGTGCGACCGTCTCACGCGGCTGCCGAGGAGCCGCGCGTGTACCGCGGGAAGTACATGGACGTAAGCCCGCCCAAGTCggacatggcgcagcatctTGCAAGGAAGGGCATCGCGCCCTCtcagctcgcgctcgacgaccgAAAGGCCATGAGTGAGTTGCGGCATGCATTGCGGCGATCCATGCACCGCGACAAGATCGAGGTCGCGAGAGACATCAAGCTAGGACGCCATGCTCCCATGCCAAGCGAGGAATCTGCGCCGCAGatcggcatgctcggcgcgaCGAAAGGGCTCGCCGGGATagccgagcagcgcattgtCGAAGCACAAGCCAAGGGCCTATTCCGATCCAATCCGCTTCATGGCAAGCCTATGCCACGCGACTATAATGAGACGAATCCGTTCCTGCATCGCGAGGAATTCGTGCTCAACCGCATGATTCAGCGGCAGGGCAACGTGCCGCCGTGGGTCCAGCGAAATCAAGACTTGCAGACAGAGATGCGCTCtttgcagcagcgcatccagcatgCCTGGATCTGCCGTATGCTGTATCGACTCGATGCGTCTGAGGAGTGGGGCTCGCTGGCTCCCGTGCACGTCCATTGGCACGATCATCTGGGACCGGACGACCTGCGCTCCTACcgcatcgaggcacgcagcgaggccGAGCAACGCACGCTCGAGTGGGTGCGTACGTTCCGTGATGCGGCATGGATCGCGGCCGAGTCAGCCTACCATACGGCTGCGGTAGACCAGCTGAACCAAGTCATCCGCTCGTACAACCACACGGCGCCTCCGTCGGCGCGCAAAGTGCTCGTGACCAAGGACGCGTTTCTCGCCTCATCCATCCAGCGGGCCTTTCCCCTCATGGTCGAcgccgccagcgcgcgcatccgcgctcggcgcgagATGCCACGCAAGGCCAGGACGGACACGCCGCGATGGCCACGTTGGCTGTGGTAG
- a CDS encoding SMR domain protein, translating into MDGEGVCAVVETVFIWRAVNYFIDMLCCGGGGNCGRGCGGCGGCGGCGRHHGSAQAPASMPPYGPPSGGYAPYGQPPYGQPPYGQPPYGQPPYGYPPHGQPPYGYPPYGPPPQGQAPYPPPGQNAPGGPAKDSEKILGSANVHEFDDNNKNAQNPHYKELRRRAQSEGSKMAHAFDASKKAYASGQGARAKELSEEGHRHQTEMERLNTEARQWIFAANNADSPPDTLDLHGLYVKEALSKVEEAVQKAQQQNYPQLKLIVGKGIHSRDHVSHVKPAVQRLLSHYHLDAHVDQDNTGIVVVNLRGPPGGGSTDFTHAMARGASGNEHECLIM; encoded by the coding sequence ATGGACGGCGAGGGCGTGTGTGCCGTGGTGGAAACGGTATTCATATGGCGTGCCGTCAACTACTTTATTGACATGCTTTGCTGTGGTGGCGGAGGCAATTGTGGCAGGGGCTGTGGTGGATGTGGTGGATGCGGCGGATGCGGTCGCCACCACGGCTCGGCTCAAGCGCCCGCCTCCATGCCTCCGTACGGCCCGCCATCAGGAGGCTATGCTCCCTACGGCCAGCCGCCATATGGCCAGCCCCCGTATGGCCAGCCCCCGTATGGCCAGCCACCCTACGGCTATCCCCCGCATGGCCAGCCTCCGTATGGCTACCCGCCGTACGGCCCGCCTCCGCAGGGCCAGGCGCCGTATCCACCGCCGGGCCAAAATGCGCCAGGTGGCCCAGCCAAGGATTCCGAGAAAATCCTCGGAAGCGCGAACGTACACGAGTTTGACGATAATAACAAAAATGCACAGAATCCCCATTATAAAGAGCTGCGCCGTCGGGCGCAGTCCGAGGGCAGCAAAATGGCGCATGCCTTTGACGCGTCGAAAAAGGCGTATGCGAGTGGCCAGGGTGCGCGAGCGAAGGAGCTGAGTGAGGAAGGACACCGGCACCAGACAGAGATGGAGCGCCTCAACACCGAGGCACGGCAGTGGATCTTTGCGGCGAACAATGCAGATAGCCCGCCGGACACGCTCGACCTGCATGGTCTCTACGTCAAAGAGGCCCTAAGCAAGGTCGAGGAGGCCGTGCAAaaggcacagcagcagaACTACCCGCAGCTCAAGCTCATTGTCGGCAAGGGGATCCACTCCCGTGACCATGTGTCGCATGTCAAGCCTGCTGTGCAGCGTTTGCTGTCCCACTACCACCTCGACGCACACGTGGATCAGGACAACACGGGCATCGTGGTTGTCAATCTGCGTGGGCCTCCGGGTGGTGGATCGACCGACTTCACTCACGCcatggctcgtggcgcCTCGGGCAACGAGCACGAGTGCCTCATCATGTAG
- a CDS encoding ATP-dependent helicase IRC3 yields MWLWRHWRRWARTYATSLRPYQHECVNACLQALEERGLTRIGVSAPTGSGKTTMFLELVSRLGGHGVRHALILVNGITLAQQAAERARYMFPHMSVEMDQGARHVASGQADITVGTVQSLRQRLAKYDPSAFKCVIVDEAHHSTSPSYQAILSHFHCDLSPEPVTQVRTPIIGFSATFTRHDGVALGRVYEEIVYHKDFLDLMSEKWLCPIRFTLIRAGFDLSRVSSASGDYVPSSLARVVNQAPMNEVVVRSWIDLAWQKRRMTLVFAVDVAHVHALVDEFRARGIDARGIHGGMSLGERDALLQAFREHAFPVLVNCAILTEGADIPAIDCVWLVRPTKSRNLFSQMIGRGMRQSVGKQDCLIVDVAGNVENDLACTPTLCGLDVQPMANGEVALVPKRSSASRAPASFMDPPQDVAYIDFDDPEALRRAMSAKPHASLASMSPNAWVDCGADTYVLGSFDGAYVKVRRVNDEWQAHYYTRNAAFWRDYAAGLAASSPYLKRKILTSHELGHAIRGSDTFMKQVCEAAARSPLWLRHSAYWRRMPATAKSRAFLAQTLAGKGSRDVSIPDTMSQGALQRTLIRLRHGSKALWRHAMKRHNRRQPIPRDQVQVGPL; encoded by the coding sequence ATGTGGCTGTGGCGGCACTGGCGTCGGTGGGCTCGGACGTATGCGACCAGCTTGCGTCCGTACCAGCATGAGTGTGTGAATGCTTGCttgcaggcgctggaggagCGCGGCCTGACGCGGATTGGCGTGTCAGCTCCGACGGGGAGTGGCAAAACGACCATGTTTCTCGAATTGGTCTCTCGCCTTGGCGGCCATGGGGTGCGGCACGCCCTGATTCTGGTGAATGGCAtcacgctcgcgcagcaggctgcggagcgtgcgcgctaTATGTTCCCGCACATGTCCGTTGAGATGGACCAGGGCGCTCGCCACGTCGCGTCAGGCCAAGCGGATATCACGGTCGGCACTGTCCAATCGCTGCGGCAGCGGCTGGCCAAGTACGATCCGAGCGCGTTCAAGTGTGTGAttgtggacgaggcccaCCACTCGACTTCTCCCAGCTACCAGGCGATCCTCTCGCACTTTCACTGCGATCTTTCGCCTGAGCCAGTCACCCAGGTGCGAACGCCCATCATCGGCTTTTCCGCCACCTTTACGCGACACGACGGTGTGGCGCTAGGCCGCGTCTATGAGGAAATTGTGTATCACAAGGACTTTTTAGATCTGATGAGTGAAAAGTGGCTGTGTCCGATCCGATTCACGCTGATTCGCGCCGGCTTTGACTTGTCGCGTGTATCGTCGGCCTCAGGTGACTATGTCCCGTCCTCACTAGCGCGCGTGGTGAATCAGGCGCCTATGAATGAGGTGGTTGTGCGCTCATGGATCGACTTGGCTTGGCagaagcggcgcatgacCCTGGTGTTTGCGGTGGACGTAGCGCACGTTCATGCTTTGGTCGACGAGtttcgcgctcgcggcattgacgcgcgcggcatcCACGGCGGTATGTCTCTAGGagagcgcgatgcgctgctgcaggcaTTTCGTGAGCATGCGTTTCCTGTGTTGGTCAACTGCGCGATCCTCACGGAGGGCGCCGACATACCTGCCATCGACTGTGTCTGGCTGGTGCGTCcgaccaagtcgcgcaATCTCTTTTCGCAAATGATCGGGCGAGGGATGCGCCAGAGCGTGGGCAAGCAAGACTGCCTCATTGTCGATGTAGCGGGCAATGTGGAAAACGACTTGGCGTGCACGCCCACGCTCTGTGGGCTGGACGTGCAGCCGATGGCGAATGGAGAAGTGGCCCTGGTGCCTAAGCGAAGCAGTGCCTCGCGCGCACCGGCGTCGTTTATGGACCCACCGCAGGATGTGGCGTACATTGACTTTGACGATCCAGAGGCGTTGCGAAGGGCCATGAGTGCCAAGCCCCATGCATCGCTGGCATCCATGTCGCCGAACGCATGGGTCGATTGCGGTGCCGACACGTATGTGCTCGGGTCATTTGACGGCGCCTATGTCAaggtgcgccgcgtcaaCGACGAGTGGCAGGCGCACTACTATACCCGGAACGCTGCGTTCTGGCGCGACTATGCAGCGGGCCTGGCTGCGTCATCGCCGTACCTGAAGCGCAAGATTCTCACGTCTCACGAGTTGGGGCACGCGATCCGTGGCTCCGATACCTTCATGAAGCAGGTTTGTGAggctgcagcgcgctcgCCTCTATGGCTGCGCCACTCGGCGTACTGGCGCCGCATGCCTGCgacggccaagtcgcggGCCTTTTTAGCCCAAACACTCGCAGGCAAGGGATCGAGGGATGTATCGATCCCTGATACCATGTCACAaggcgcgctgcagcgcacctTGATTCGTTTGCGTCATGGCAGCAAGGCGCTCTGGAGGCACGCTATGAAGCGGCACAACCGTAGGCAGCCGATCCCTCGTGACCAGGTCCAGGTGGGTCCCTTGTAG
- a CDS encoding MEMO1 family protein, giving the protein MSTRCASHAGSWYPLSHEALDTCLNECMKAARAAQASASLPVAQHPMVHGCRAIIAPHAGYRFSGRAAASAYGCIDPDTVDRVFVLGPSHRVYLEGCALSPFSYLATPLGLLPVDTQAIEELHSSGLFTFMSTDVDQAEHSIEMHLPYIYKVWSGRPVQVVPILVGQLSTDACREYALCLAEYFADPRTLFIISTDFCHWGDRFRYTRYQAPEDEPVVLSCDTKHHIREYFPIHQSIAAIDAECMAAISFGREGAALARTQYLESLQRTHNTICGRYPIVLLLTILELLEEAEYAFECRFTHYEQSSACESLDDSSVSYASAYVRSLSQSGLDASRLT; this is encoded by the exons ATGAGCACACGAtgtgcgtcgcatgcaGGTTCATGGTACCCGCTGAGTC ACGAAGCACTTGACACATGTCTCAATGAATGTATGAAGGCGGCGAGGGCAGCACAGGCATCGGCCTCGCTGCCAGTGGCGCAGCATCCCATGGTGCATGGCTGCCGAGCTATTATAGCCCCTCATGCCGGCTATCGCTTCTCGggacgagcagctgcgtcggcgtACGGATGCATTGATCCGGACACTGTGGACCGCGTATTTGTGTTGGGCCCTTCACACCGCGTCTACCTGGAAGGATGTGCGCTCTCGCCCTTTTCGTACTTGGCCACGCCATTGGGTCTCTTGCCAGTCGATACACAAGCAATTGAGGAGCTGCACTCCTCGGGTCTGTTCACGTTCATGTCGACGGACGTCGACCAGGCTGAGCACAGCATCGAGATGCACTTGCCCTACATCTACAAGGTGTGGAGCGGACGTCCCGTCCAAGTTGTGCCGATCCTCGTCGGTCAGCTGTCGACAGACGCTTGCCGAGAGTACGCTCTGTGCCTAGCCGAGTACTTCGCAGATCCGCGCACTCTCTTCATCATATCAACCGACTTTTGTCACTGGGGCGACCGGTTTCGCTACACGCGATACCAGGCTCCCGAGGACGAACCTGTCGTGCTGTCGTGCGACACCAAGCACCATATTCGCGAATATTTCCCCATCCACCAATCGATCGCTGCCATTGATGCAGAGTGCATGGCTGCGATTAGCTTCGGTCGCGAGGGCGCGGCActtgcgcgcacgcagtaTCTCGAGTCCCTACAACGCACGCACAACACCATTTGTGGCCGGTATCCCATCGTCCTGCTTCTCACGATCCTCGAACTACTCGAAGAAGCAGAGTATGCCTTCGAGTGCCGTTTTACGCACTATGAGCAgagcagcgcgtgcgaatcgctcgacgacagcTCCGTGTCGTACGCCAGTGCCTACGTGCGTTCCCTGAGCCAATCGGGCTTGGACGCCAGCCGCTTGACCTGA